ggcctgtaatttttcaagtccttggagtCTCCCTtctcatgaattaagataatgtttccatttttccaagctcctggtagagtcgaggtcataaggcattgcgcatacagagtggctagtttttctagcacgctgtcccctccatccttcaacatatctgctgttacctgatcctccccagctgcttttcgcctattcattgctcctaaggctttctttacttcatctttcgttactggcgggacgacgcattgctgtgcactgctgtctttctcattaatgctctgattacattggctactggaCAGGTCTGAGTAGacctcttcggctacgttaactatcttatccatattgatatggcattgccctgcttgttttaatgcatacatctggtttttgcctatgcctagtttcctcttcactgcttttaggctacctctgttctttaaggcattctcgattctctccatattatgcttccttacgtcggctaccttgctcttatttattaactttgatagctctgttacttctattctatcggtagggttagacgccctcatgctttggcgcttcttaatcagatctttcgtcacctgagatatatttccggtatcctgtcgaactgtcctaccgcctacttttacTGCGCGCTCCGTAATGATTGATATCAGATTATCGTTCaatgtatgaacatcaagatcgtattcatcagttaaagccgaatatatgttttgcagcgctatcctaaactcctgtactttccctcttacggctaactcgtaaTTGGTCtttctcttcactagcttcttccgttccctcttctcTAATGTCTATAAGCCTTATACATCGTTTTCTGAGTGCAACTGTGTAGGAAGCTATTTCGCCCAGGACCATTTGGATTTTGTTTACTGTAGGCACACTTGCATTCGCTCCGACGTTTGATCGCGAAACTTACCATGTCTTTATAGATTTTGGTTATTAAATAAACAGTCATCTAGCACATTTTAATGCCTTTGTGCAAAGCGGCACACAGCTGGTACTGCCTTGATAGTTCCCCTTGCAGCTTAGATAAGAGCGTGTGGTAATAACAATAATTTTCTGCAACCGGACGCAAGAAATTGCGGCGATTGTCTTACGGTTGAGCTGAacttttttctttctccaaaGAGTGAAGTGCGCGACTATTCCTGCACCCTTCTCATTTGTTGTGACCAACAGATGAGTGGTCACGTATTCATTTGCTTCATTATCTCGACAGTCATTAGGAGTCAGTTTTTCTCATATACACTTATTCGTACTAGCAAAATATACAAGGATGTCATCCTGTGTAATGCGGTCCGTTTCAGTTGCGAGCACGCGGAACTGTATTGGTCTCCCGCTTCGCATGTGGTGTGCGCAGTGCCCGAGTTTTCAAACCTGTTGACAGTCTGAGCCGACATACTCACCAGACACGTCGGTTGACGAAAGCATGCCGTCAGACGCGGCCTCCACGCGATACAGAAGTGGAAATAGCCAAAGAGAATAAGTAAACAACTGTTTCACTTGTTCACTTGCGATTGCACGGTGAAGGCGCGTTGCACCCAAGGATCGCGATCGTCACAAGCTCCTAGGCTTGAGAGGCAAGCGCACACGCATTCTTAAAAGCCAAGGACGGATCAACTTACGGTCCTTTTTGGCAGACAGCGTTAAAGAGGCGGATGATAGAGACCCGCGTGCAGCTGCCTAGGCGAATCATGTCAGGAAGGGACTGGCTATAGCAAGCGTACGAAAGAGACCATTGCGCCTCTTTGTGGCCATTGATTGCCATGTGTTCCAAACAGTGTCACGTTTCCTTGAAACATATATTTGTCTAGCGGCTTTGGTTAGGTCAGATAGTGACTACACTGAGACGATGACGTCAAAGACAAGGCCTTTAAAAACCTAAAGAGCCTGCTCACTTCACAACACCATCCGCAGCTCCCAGTTTGAGACGCCCTGCTGTGCTGGCACACGAGGTAAGCCTGCATTAAGAAAGATTACCCCGAATACAATCTGTGCTCGTGGTTTAGAGAAAATGAACGCACTGAATATAAATTTACAAGATTAGCTTCGTAGTGACCGGGTGAGCGGTCAGATTGGTGATTTTGGTTTCCGACGCTAGTAGTATGTAGTAAAGAAAAATTCCTGCGTTGACTTACTCTGACAGAGCACCGTTTGGTTGACCGGCATCAATGGTGATGAATATTTGGGGACAACTGGTTTTAGGGAAAACCAAGAGTAGGAAATCTCCTGCGCCAAGGCGAGGATtataatcttttttttcttttgggtgATGTGCCAAATGCTCGATTTGTGTTTTCAAACTTACCGCGTAGTTTTGGATCTGCCAAGTGGCCGACATCGAGTGGTGTCCGGCGCACATCTCGTAGGAAGCTCGTGGGTTTGTCCCTGCGCCGTATATTTCCATTTAGATTTATCGCAAGTTAGTCGCTGCTTACCGCAAAGTGATAAACTCTTGTTTCCGTTATAAATTTGAATTTATTTTTTCTACTTTGCAGTCGCGTTGGAGAAAAGGTTCTAAGCTCCCTTTCACAAAATGGCCGGAGTGGTGACCATTCTTATTGCCCTCGTTGGACTGCACATTAGCAGCGCCAATGAGCATCCATTCACCCTCTCAGCAGGCAAGTAAAGCTGCCGAATTGGTGGTTCTTGAATACATTTATTGCCGCTTTTTCGCTGTTTAGGAACTCTTGCCGTAGTGATAAAGAATACGGCAAAAACAAGCCTTTCAGTAGAGAAGCAGGCAACTACTCAACTGAAACACTATAGCGTTTCATTTTGCTTCGACATCCGGATAAGCGCCAACCTAATATTTTGCCATTGTGCTTGCAATTACAACTGCGAAGGCTCGCTTTTACAGAAATATTCCAGCTCCCTTAATGACCAGAAAGATGAGCTCGATAGTAGAAGGTGGTAGAAGGTGTTGTACGATAACATCACTCGAATGCTCAATATTTGTAAGCTCGCTTGTTTTAGAAACTAATTTTCAGAGACGCATTTTTATACACTTCACGTTGTCTAAAATCAAGAGATTTATAACATCTAACAACGCAAAAGAAGGTGACCTTGCGTTTTCGTGCATATAATATAGATGAGATCGATCAAGTGACTTTTTTCCGCGGCGTCCTTTATGAAACAGCTCACCTGTTAGGATATAGGGGAATATTTCGCGCAGCAATAGCCGCGCTGCCGCAGGGCACTTTTGCACACAACGGGCTGTCATGGTCGACATGCTGTTTCTTGAAATGTTCATTATTCGAGTTGACTTGATATCATGAAAAATGCCTCTTCATGAACTTGGTCGCTGCTAGTTTTGTCACAATCAAGTGTACGGAATGCGAGTGCTCTTCAATGCCTAGAATAAACAAAGGGAAGGGCGGAATAACTGCAAGGGGGTTAAATAGAAACCTGATTGTTGCGACACTGCGGTCGGTGCAGgttaggaagtaaaaaaaaaaaacacctgaatGAAGGAGAGGAAAGCGGAGCCCAGATAAATCGTGCGCTGGTATGTGCGCATAAATATCGATCGTACCCGAGTCCTCGAGGTACTCAAAATGCAGTGCACTGATATTGCGGGTGGTTGGATGGTGACGCTATAGTGGTAGCATTTTAGTCTCTTGAGAGGATAAGCTGGCCTGAGGGTGTCCGCAGCCTCAAGCGTAGGTCCTTTTGCAAAGTTTGCCGGTGTCTTTGCTCAAAACAGCCAGTACCACAACtggtgctttccgctttccaggCAGCTGTCAATACGCATTTCAGAATGCTACTCTCCGCAACAGCAAGCATGAGAAACTTTCTTTGCCCTTGTCATACCAAATAAATCTGTAGAAAAGCACTTTTGAACAAGGAAGAGTTTATGCGCGCCATTTTATATATTaaaaaatttcactataacaatcaatatattcgcacaTCTCCTGCCAgcaggttgaaatttttttttgctattaatgtgtttgctgccgtcaaaagcgttccccattggctttctatgTCAATctaaactgctcgatgcgatcgatgggaacactataaaagaaagattttgctacatatcggaagaatggtccattatcttcaatattacTATGCCTGTAGCATGCAGTTTTTTCATTATTGAAATTTTTTTCCGGCAATGTTGGACGTGACTTCTACAAACGAAGTTGATAAGCATTGTAACTCACCGCCTTTGCCGCAGGACTCTGCCCGGGCGCTCCTGAAGCGGATTGGACAGAGGCCATAAAGGccagcctgcgcaggatgcccaACAACGTCACTCTTCCCTCCCCCTTCGTTGAGGACACGGTGGCGGGCGTTCGTATTGGACAAGGATTTCTTACGGGCCTCGGCACATTGTGGACGTACAAACCTTACTACACGTACTGCACCGGAAATGACAGCTTCATCGAGGTTAGCGCTTTCGCCCATGAGCCTCTGGTCGCCGAAAtgaaatggaagacctgtagCGGAGCGTCCGGACAGCTGGGAATAAAGGTAAGAGTTTTCAGGAATGAACAACAATAGTGCACCATGGAGCACTATTGAACTTGCACTTGCATTCATAGTTTCCAATTTCGCGGCTCCTTTATTCCCCAAGGCAACGGCCAAGCAACTGCGGCTGATCTTCAAGGTCCTTCCGACCACCGAGGACGCCACTCGTGTGGAACTTTCCAAGATCCATGCTGATGTTTTGGAAGATGCTGAGCTCTACTTGACCGGAGCCCCCAAAGGCCTCACTACGACCGTGAGCTTTGTCAGCTTCCTGATGAAATACCATGTGGAGAACCTCTGGAGGATGCTTTTCCGCTTGGATGGACGATACCTCGCCTCGAGCCACCATTAGGAATAAGACTGAACGGCGATTTGTCCTGTCAATGTAAGCCTGAAACGTTCGCGCAGTTGTAGATAACAATAAACCGTTGTGTATGACaaaattgtttatttattcaccTTAACATACAAGCTGCACTTCATTTGGACGGTAATTCTGGTTAAAGGGATAGTACATTGAATTTTAGGCGGTCTAATTTTCTACTGGATTGAAAGCTTGAGTTGCTAAGATTActgaaaccgcatcgttttttgcACGAAGCCAGCGGAAAGCCTTGTTTTCCGTCATTTTTTTCGTTGAACTGGTACACCTGGCGGCGGCGCCCCGAACTACTGCTCTTTGGAAGCTGTGCCGTCACGCGTCTCCCTGCCTCCGTGCCCGGCCCGGCCGCTTCGGCGGCACTGCGTGCGCCTGCTGCAGCTGCGTGGACGCCAGGTGCCACTTAGGGGACGCGCTGCAAGTGCCGCCGCTTGTGGCCGGAGTCCTTTGAGCTCGAATTTGATCCACGCAGCTGCCAGACCAGCGAAGGATGGGGGTGCCACAGTATTATTCCTCTAAAGGTTGTAACAGGAGTGTGGCGGGGGAAGGGACACGCCATGCCATGCCTTCCCAAAGGCTAATAAGCTCTGAATAATGTATCAGTGTGGCGCAGCTAGCCTTTGCGACAAACCTTCTAGGTCCGAATTTTTATCGCGGCAGTTTAATCGACAGCGACTAATCTACAAATCTTTCTCTGGTCCGAATCCACATGACTGAAACGACACGATGCCTCAAACCTGACTCATTTCTCTACATAATGTCACGCATATTTGTGAGGGAGACGTTATTGAAGATCAAGAGCCAGGCAGGATGAAGCGGTTGTTGTTATCCTCGATACAACGGTAATGGCTGTCGATTAGCGATAGCGCAATCGCTATATCGAAAGCATGACAGCCGCACTTTAGCGAAAAGGGGACCTAAACTACATTAAAATTACAGGTCACTTAAAAAGAGCGCGGGGTTTTCTGCAAAAAATGTGCACTCTGTAGCACTTGTTAATGCACGTAATTACAAATATGAGAAAAATTGAGGGAGACCTACGTCGTTCATGCCCGAAACCATCAGAAAGCAACAACGTTTTACTAACAGGCCAATACCATGAGAATCACGCGCCAGATCCCGTTCGTGAGAGCTACGCACACAAGTCTCTGGCGGCGTAGTAAGAGTACTCCATTCAAAAAACTGCGTGCTGCATACTTTTCAGCTACGCCGATGCGATTAAGTTGACTGCTTTTATATGTCGAGCACTCACTCCGCTGTTCGCGCTGCCTACGTGATGTATGAATCCGATTTCAAATTCCCCCCACCCCATCACGGCACCGCGGCTGCTCTTTTGTGTGTGGTtggagcaatgaatgaaggtgTTGCCTTCATTTACCTTCGACAAAGGAAATGTTTTAATACTTAAATGAGGAAAACTTGTCTGTGTGATTTAAATTGAATTATAATATGCACAGCTATAACAGCAAGCAGCGCGCCTGTGTGAAATGTCATCCTCCAGGCTCGTTTTACTCGCCGCTCGATGAGGCTATGGGGCTGTGCCTGTAACTCTTGTCCATGGTCATTTCGATATCTGAATGATATAATCGTTGCTACCACTAACACTTACCAGGCTGCAACTGTCGATCAGTTTCATGTTTCCATGCTGCCAACTGTAAACTTCCAGTTGCGACAGCTGAACCGATGTCAGTACGGTGCGACGGGAGCAGGCCCCCGCGAGacatgtgacgtcacgcacgccTCCCGCCTGGGCGGGCGGAAAATGGCGCGCGCGCACAAAGCCTACAAAATAACGCCATCCGCGCAAAAATACATGAAATAAAGACTGAAAGTTTAGACAATCGCTCCTTCTGAATACAATTTCGGCTATTTGACAAAAACTCACAATTTATTGCAGTATCCCTTTAAGATACACAAACCAACACGTCGTTCAGTTAGGTCATCAGCGGTTACATGCACATGCAGGTTTTGTTCCTTACCGATTCTCTTGTAGGTATAAAGGCGATACGTGCGCTGATAGTTGAAACTGATTCTTTATGCAGATCTAAATACGCAGCTTAATATCTGCAGCCAAAACGCCTAAGAGAGCAAGTTACCACATGGTTTCTTGCCGCAGTGATGCGGGTCGGTATTTTTCTGGGACCTGCAGTGATGGGCATCAGCCTTCTAATGGGGCGCTAAACCTCATTTTTAAATTGTCTTCATGCCGTAGTTGCCGAAGAGCTTATTTAGAAACTTCAAAGCACGCAGTTCATCTCAGAACTACTGCTGACCTGCCGAAAAACACGTTTTGGGTGCATTTCTGAATAAGCATGCGGTTAttttgatgacgatgatgatgaatttctatagcgcaagggcatctgtggctaaaGAGTGTCATGCAAAAGGCTTTTTTCTTCTACTAAAGGTGGGTTCAAAACcaatttcccaaacatttcaccctagagaagccaagcaccaggcaggggaaagcttgtatccattgtaacaccggtcggtacccggcggcactggggatcgaaccccgcacctctcgcatgcgaggcgaatgctcaaaccaGTATACCGCCGCGGCGGGGCTGTTAGTTTTATTGTAATTTTCGAAATCATTAGCCTATATGAAAAGAACTGTGAAGACCATGTTCCGATAAGAGAAAATGTGAAATAGGTAGCTGCGTCCTACCACCCGCCTTGGATCTCCTTATACGCCAGCTCATAATCCTACGTGCATGACACGAGCAGAGATGTTACTTTCTATGGAGGTCGGATTCCCCTGTCCTCATGTACTTTAGGTCTCTGGCCCGCATATGAGCCATGTTGCAGGCTGGCTCAAGAAATCTTTGTGGAACGTTTAGCTTTGACTCACCCTTAACATTACGCTCCAGTTTACCTGGCCAAGGCTGTTAGTTTAGGACTAAGAC
This region of Amblyomma americanum isolate KBUSLIRL-KWMA chromosome 5, ASM5285725v1, whole genome shotgun sequence genomic DNA includes:
- the LOC144135122 gene encoding uncharacterized protein LOC144135122, with protein sequence MAGVVTILIALVGLHISSANEHPFTLSAGLCPGAPEADWTEAIKASLRRMPNNVTLPSPFVEDTVAGVRIGQGFLTGLGTLWTYKPYYTYCTGNDSFIEVSAFAHEPLVAEMKWKTCSGASGQLGIKATAKQLRLIFKVLPTTEDATRVELSKIHADVLEDAELYLTGAPKGLTTTVSFVSFLMKYHVENLWRMLFRLDGRYLASSHH